Proteins co-encoded in one Hymenobacter swuensis DY53 genomic window:
- a CDS encoding DivIVA domain-containing protein has product MKITALDIRQKTFEKAFRGLDKDEVQAFLQTLSQQWERMGDENRELRLKLDHANQDVSKMREVETSLYRTLKTAEDTGNSITEQAQRDAQLRIREAQLQAEQLLNDARQKARAVVDDAYQQAERTVAEMQKEVSGLGQECQRLESLLDGLTRDLHHLASDALDKVEKARARPKAGTAAILSRAASVKVNRPRSADDSPKSDAAMHVHTASTSSAAAIGGTTAPAYHGGSSVVLEPQARPATTTGYNPKPGQQPDPGAPAQQPGPEIERPGAPAENPGISPAPHIDPPAPSQVPDPTPPRVEPPAPDIQPIVPNHPEINQPVPPMHPGQPGMAAAALGEKSFFDEI; this is encoded by the coding sequence ATGAAAATTACCGCCCTCGATATCCGGCAGAAAACCTTTGAAAAAGCCTTCCGGGGACTGGATAAGGATGAAGTTCAGGCCTTTTTGCAGACTCTTTCCCAGCAATGGGAGCGGATGGGCGACGAAAACCGGGAACTGCGCCTCAAGCTCGACCACGCCAACCAGGACGTGAGCAAGATGCGCGAGGTGGAAACCAGCCTCTACCGCACCCTCAAAACGGCCGAGGATACTGGCAATAGCATCACGGAGCAGGCCCAGCGCGACGCCCAGCTGCGCATCCGGGAAGCCCAGCTGCAGGCCGAGCAGCTGCTCAACGATGCCCGCCAGAAAGCCCGCGCCGTGGTGGACGACGCCTACCAGCAGGCCGAGCGCACCGTAGCCGAAATGCAGAAGGAGGTAAGCGGCCTAGGACAGGAGTGCCAGCGTCTGGAAAGCCTGCTCGACGGGCTTACCCGCGACCTGCACCACTTGGCCTCCGATGCGCTGGATAAGGTGGAAAAAGCGCGTGCCCGGCCAAAAGCCGGCACGGCGGCCATCCTTTCTCGGGCAGCAAGCGTAAAAGTGAACCGCCCGCGCTCTGCGGATGATTCACCTAAATCCGACGCTGCCATGCACGTACATACTGCCTCTACCTCTTCGGCCGCTGCCATAGGTGGCACAACGGCTCCGGCTTACCACGGCGGTTCTTCCGTGGTGCTTGAACCCCAGGCCCGCCCGGCCACTACCACCGGCTACAACCCCAAGCCCGGCCAGCAGCCCGACCCCGGTGCCCCGGCCCAGCAGCCCGGCCCCGAGATTGAGCGCCCTGGTGCCCCGGCTGAAAACCCCGGCATCTCGCCCGCCCCGCACATCGACCCGCCCGCCCCATCGCAGGTGCCCGACCCGACCCCGCCCCGCGTAGAGCCCCCGGCCCCGGACATCCAGCCCATCGTCCCCAACCATCCCGAAATCAACCAGCCGGTTCCGCCCATGCACCCCGGCCAGCCGGGCATGGCCGCCGCGGCTCTCGGGGAGAAATCCTTCTTCGATGAAATCTAA
- a CDS encoding BlaI/MecI/CopY family transcriptional regulator, whose protein sequence is MSKQPLPKPTEAELEILQVLWQHGPSTVRFVNDELNRRREVGYTTALKLLQLMLDKGLVLRDDDSKTHVYRAAVREEETQGLLLDRFVDAAFGGSAMKLVMQALGNRRTSREELAQIRRLLNDIEIQNDTTSPSTDDAR, encoded by the coding sequence ATGAGTAAACAACCCCTTCCCAAGCCCACCGAGGCGGAGCTGGAGATTCTGCAGGTGCTCTGGCAGCACGGCCCCAGCACCGTCCGCTTCGTGAACGACGAGCTGAACCGCCGCCGTGAAGTGGGCTACACCACCGCCCTGAAGCTGCTGCAGCTCATGCTCGACAAAGGGCTAGTGCTGCGCGACGACGACAGCAAGACTCACGTGTACCGCGCCGCCGTGCGGGAGGAGGAAACCCAGGGCCTGCTGCTCGACCGGTTTGTGGACGCGGCCTTCGGAGGATCGGCCATGAAGCTGGTGATGCAGGCCCTTGGTAACCGCCGCACCTCCCGCGAGGAGCTGGCCCAGATCCGCCGCCTGCTCAACGACATTGAGATTCAGAACGACACCACCTCACCCTCAACCGACGACGCCCGATGA
- a CDS encoding transglutaminase-like domain-containing protein: MTNREIKALISLLDDPEIAPQIQEKIQTLGETIIPFLEESWEETLDSLQQQRLEDLIHHLQFEGLKQRLRVWRDSGGENLLEGMWLLNSYQYPDADFQVLNRAIEQLRFEVWTLLQPEMHPADQVQTLNHVLFRAHKFAANTQNFHSPANSMLHLVLETRRGNPLTLCVIYLLVAQRLKLPVFGVNLPNLFVLTYRMEPPLEPFYINCYNRGLVLSRTDIEHYIGQLNLTPNEIFFEPCSHLDIVRRALRNLQFSFEKMQEPAKATEVAQLLAILTEEMQTDSADSASDEE, encoded by the coding sequence ATGACTAACCGCGAAATCAAAGCCCTCATCTCCCTGCTCGACGATCCGGAAATTGCCCCGCAGATTCAGGAGAAAATCCAGACGCTGGGCGAAACTATCATTCCGTTTCTGGAAGAAAGCTGGGAAGAAACCCTGGACTCTCTGCAGCAGCAGCGGCTGGAAGACCTTATTCACCATCTGCAGTTTGAGGGCCTGAAACAACGGCTACGCGTGTGGCGCGACTCGGGCGGCGAAAATCTGCTGGAAGGTATGTGGCTGCTCAATAGCTACCAATATCCCGATGCAGATTTCCAGGTGCTGAACCGGGCCATTGAGCAGCTGCGGTTTGAAGTCTGGACGCTGCTGCAGCCCGAAATGCACCCCGCCGACCAAGTGCAGACGCTCAACCATGTGCTATTCCGGGCGCACAAATTCGCGGCCAACACCCAAAACTTCCACTCGCCGGCCAACTCCATGCTGCACCTGGTACTGGAAACTCGGCGCGGCAACCCGCTCACGTTATGCGTGATTTATCTGCTGGTGGCACAACGGCTCAAACTGCCGGTCTTCGGCGTAAATCTGCCCAACCTGTTCGTGCTTACTTACCGTATGGAGCCGCCGCTGGAGCCGTTCTACATTAACTGCTACAACCGTGGTCTGGTGCTTTCCCGTACCGATATTGAGCACTATATCGGGCAGCTCAACCTTACACCCAACGAAATTTTCTTCGAGCCTTGCTCGCACCTAGATATTGTACGGCGGGCCTTGCGCAACCTGCAGTTCAGCTTCGAGAAGATGCAGGAACCAGCCAAGGCTACCGAAGTAGCCCAACTGCTGGCTATCCTGACCGAGGAAATGCAAACTGATTCGGCTGATTCCGCCTCGGACGAAGAATAA
- a CDS encoding 4'-phosphopantetheinyl transferase family protein: MPLHSLSPVSQTAVLGLWQLTEPAEELWRLLPAQAHYLSRFPDGRDELRARQWLAGRVLAHQLLRELNDTPATLHNDANGRPFFLELPAYGVSLSHSGEWVAALLSTTEPVGTDIELIRPKAKQLARRVLSETELADAGDDAVKYCFYWSAKETLYKLHSRRGLVFKEQLLLSPFVLREAGVLTGHLLLENSRSQHQIHYLHPSPGYVLTYTIGEMMS, encoded by the coding sequence TTGCCCCTCCATTCCCTCTCCCCCGTTTCGCAAACTGCTGTGCTGGGCCTGTGGCAGCTTACCGAGCCAGCCGAAGAGCTATGGCGCCTGCTGCCGGCCCAGGCGCATTACCTGAGCCGTTTCCCTGATGGCCGCGACGAGCTGCGGGCGCGACAATGGCTGGCGGGTCGGGTACTGGCCCACCAATTGCTGCGGGAGCTGAACGATACGCCCGCCACACTGCACAACGACGCTAACGGCCGCCCGTTTTTCCTGGAGTTACCAGCCTACGGCGTGTCGTTGTCCCATTCCGGTGAGTGGGTAGCAGCTTTACTTTCTACCACTGAGCCCGTTGGCACAGATATTGAACTGATCCGTCCCAAAGCCAAACAGTTGGCCCGCCGGGTTCTATCGGAAACCGAGCTGGCCGACGCCGGCGACGATGCTGTGAAGTATTGTTTCTATTGGAGTGCCAAGGAAACGCTTTACAAGTTGCACAGCCGCCGGGGCCTGGTGTTTAAAGAGCAGTTACTGCTCAGTCCGTTTGTGCTGCGGGAGGCAGGTGTTTTGACGGGACACCTGCTCCTCGAAAACTCCCGCAGCCAACACCAGATTCATTACCTGCACCCAAGTCCGGGTTACGTTCTAACTTACACCATCGGTGAGATGATGAGTTAG
- a CDS encoding redoxin domain-containing protein, producing MSFRRISIVAAVALLLCTVAVGTARAQGGRSVADFSLKNASNAEVALKSYAGSKAVVVVFINPTCAFSKLYQNRLSALSAEYGAKGVQFLFVNAPINLEASADTGDAEKLKVKATGADLPLLTDEGQKVSNLLGATKTPEAVVLQPAGDGFAVRYKGAIDDNPQVEAYVKEKYLEQALNNLLAGRPVGVADKRAAGCLIKKF from the coding sequence ATGTCTTTCCGCCGAATTTCCATTGTTGCCGCTGTGGCGCTGCTGTTATGTACGGTAGCGGTGGGCACAGCCCGCGCCCAAGGCGGCCGCTCCGTGGCGGATTTCAGCCTCAAAAATGCCTCCAATGCCGAGGTGGCCCTAAAAAGCTATGCCGGCAGCAAAGCTGTGGTGGTAGTATTCATTAACCCCACCTGCGCCTTCTCCAAGCTCTACCAGAACCGGCTTTCAGCCCTGAGCGCGGAATACGGGGCCAAAGGCGTGCAGTTTTTGTTCGTGAATGCGCCCATCAATCTGGAAGCCAGCGCCGACACCGGTGACGCCGAGAAGCTGAAGGTAAAAGCCACCGGTGCCGACCTGCCTCTGCTCACCGATGAAGGCCAGAAAGTCAGCAACCTGCTGGGCGCCACCAAAACGCCCGAGGCAGTGGTATTGCAGCCCGCAGGCGACGGTTTTGCCGTTCGCTACAAGGGAGCCATCGATGATAACCCGCAAGTAGAGGCCTACGTGAAGGAAAAATACCTGGAGCAGGCCCTTAACAATCTACTTGCCGGTCGCCCCGTTGGTGTAGCCGATAAACGTGCTGCCGGCTGTCTGATCAAAAAGTTTTAG
- a CDS encoding DUF1572 domain-containing protein — protein MDTDYLTSARKQFEYYKLLGDQTFAQLPDEALFWQPNAESNSVATIVKHLWGNMLSRWTDFLTTDGEKPWRQREAEFDNDLSTRAEVLAHWEAGWSCLLAALNSLTPENWDQPVYIRNQGHTVTEAINRQLAHYPYHVGQIVFIGKLVRAGQWQSLSIPRGTSATYNAEKFAQEPHRAHFTDEYLGRKPE, from the coding sequence ATGGATACCGACTACCTCACCAGCGCCCGCAAGCAGTTTGAATACTACAAGCTGCTCGGCGACCAGACGTTTGCCCAGCTGCCCGACGAAGCCCTGTTCTGGCAGCCCAATGCCGAAAGCAACAGTGTAGCTACCATCGTAAAGCATCTGTGGGGCAATATGCTTTCCCGCTGGACCGATTTCCTGACCACCGACGGCGAGAAGCCCTGGCGGCAGCGCGAAGCCGAGTTCGACAACGACCTGAGTACGCGGGCCGAGGTGTTGGCGCACTGGGAAGCGGGGTGGAGCTGTTTGCTGGCCGCCCTCAACTCGCTCACGCCCGAGAACTGGGACCAGCCGGTATACATCCGTAACCAGGGGCACACCGTCACGGAGGCCATCAACCGGCAGCTGGCGCACTACCCGTACCACGTGGGGCAAATCGTGTTTATCGGGAAGCTGGTGCGGGCGGGGCAGTGGCAGTCATTGTCGATTCCGCGCGGCACCTCGGCTACCTACAACGCCGAGAAGTTTGCGCAGGAGCCGCACCGGGCGCATTTCACCGACGAGTATCTGGGCCGCAAACCTGAATAA
- a CDS encoding WD40 repeat domain-containing protein codes for MTSRPQVYKLASLTGHRDCVYALAGTAGQETVYSAGADGLVVAWQADAPEQDGELIAKVENSVYALLHLPARNLLVLGHNFQGVQVIDLRSKTLLHATALPPVAIFDLAYSEQRQRLYVALADGTLAVLRASDFRLETLVRISDKSLRCLALHEERGELAVGSSDHLVRVLAADSLDLKHTLTGATNSVFTCAYSPDGRHLLTAGRDAHLRIWDVKAGYQVQQSIVAHMFTINHLAFSPDARLLATCSMDKSIKLWDTQTWQLLRVVDRARHAGHGTSVNKVIWPGSGNRLVSCSDDRSLAVWQLSSE; via the coding sequence TTGACCTCCCGCCCTCAGGTTTATAAGCTTGCTTCTCTCACTGGTCACCGCGACTGTGTGTACGCTTTGGCCGGCACGGCCGGGCAGGAAACCGTGTACTCGGCGGGGGCCGATGGGCTGGTGGTGGCCTGGCAGGCCGATGCGCCGGAGCAGGACGGCGAGTTGATTGCGAAGGTGGAAAACTCGGTGTACGCGCTGCTGCACCTGCCGGCGCGTAACCTGCTGGTACTGGGCCATAATTTCCAGGGTGTGCAGGTGATTGACCTCCGCAGTAAAACCCTGCTCCACGCCACAGCCCTGCCGCCAGTAGCCATTTTCGACCTGGCTTACTCCGAGCAGCGGCAGCGCTTATATGTGGCCTTGGCCGATGGCACGCTGGCTGTACTGCGCGCCTCTGATTTTCGGCTGGAGACTCTGGTGCGCATTTCGGATAAGAGCCTCCGCTGCCTGGCCCTGCACGAGGAGCGGGGGGAACTGGCCGTAGGTAGCTCCGACCACTTGGTGCGGGTGCTGGCTGCCGATTCGCTCGACCTCAAACACACGCTCACGGGCGCTACCAACTCGGTGTTCACCTGCGCCTACTCGCCCGATGGCCGCCACCTGCTCACGGCCGGCCGCGACGCCCACCTGCGCATCTGGGACGTAAAAGCCGGCTACCAGGTGCAACAGAGCATCGTGGCCCACATGTTTACCATCAACCATCTGGCTTTCTCGCCCGATGCCCGCTTGCTGGCTACCTGCAGCATGGATAAAAGCATCAAGCTCTGGGATACCCAGACTTGGCAGCTGCTGCGCGTGGTAGACCGAGCCCGCCACGCCGGCCACGGTACTTCCGTGAACAAGGTAATTTGGCCGGGCAGCGGGAATCGGCTAGTTTCGTGTAGCGACGACCGTAGCCTGGCCGTTTGGCAACTCAGTAGCGAATAG
- the folB gene encoding dihydroneopterin aldolase yields MGQIALEGMEFFAFHGYYDEEQKIGNKYGVDLYIDTDLHAAGTSDQLRETVNYEVLYRVVREEMQAPARLLEHLGHRVLDRVLEEFPYVAGVRVSVSKFNPPLGGICHRARITLERRR; encoded by the coding sequence ATGGGCCAGATTGCACTCGAAGGCATGGAGTTTTTTGCCTTCCACGGATACTACGACGAGGAACAGAAGATCGGCAATAAGTACGGCGTGGATCTGTACATCGACACCGACCTGCACGCGGCTGGGACTTCCGACCAGCTGCGCGAAACCGTGAACTACGAGGTACTGTACCGGGTGGTGCGCGAGGAGATGCAGGCTCCTGCCCGCTTGCTCGAACACCTGGGCCACCGCGTACTCGACCGGGTGCTGGAGGAATTCCCCTACGTAGCCGGCGTGCGGGTAAGCGTTTCGAAGTTCAACCCGCCGCTGGGCGGCATTTGCCACCGCGCCCGCATCACGCTGGAGCGGCGGCGGTAA
- the poxB gene encoding ubiquinone-dependent pyruvate dehydrogenase, whose product MAKKTVSEILVDTLLAAGVTRVYGVVGDSLNGITEEIRKREGIEWIHVRNEEAGAFAAGAEAHLTGALAVCAGSCGPGNTHLLNGLYDCHRSRVPVLALAAQIPSAEIGSQYFQETHPENTFKECSAYCELIAHPDQAVRCIEIGIQTALTQRGVAVLVIPGDISHEKTEAPEPRLPVLRNRARLVPDLEELRAAADLLNTCSRVTIMAGAGCAEAHAELLQTAEALGAPVVHALRGKEYVEPNNPYDVGMSGLLGFTSGYHALMDADALLMLGTDFPYQQFLPQEARTVQIDLRGEHIGRRARVEVGLVGDVAATLQALLPLLNHKRDRAHLEKAQQNYREARQDLDDLATGEAGDTSLHPQYVARLLNEQAAEDAIFTCDVGTPTIWAARYLRFNGRRRLIGSFNHGSMANAMPQALGAQLTYPGRQVIALAGDGGFAMLMGELLTLKQLKTPVKIVIFNNNSLGFVELEMKAAGILEYGTELENPNFAALAEAAGVRGIRVSDPAELPAAIAAMLAHPGPVVLDAVVKRAELSMPPTIEAAQVKGFSLYTLKAIMSGRGDEILELAKTNLLR is encoded by the coding sequence ATGGCGAAGAAAACCGTCTCTGAAATACTGGTAGATACCCTGCTAGCCGCCGGCGTGACCCGCGTGTACGGCGTAGTGGGCGACTCGCTCAACGGCATCACCGAAGAAATTCGCAAGCGGGAAGGTATCGAATGGATACACGTTCGCAACGAGGAAGCCGGTGCGTTTGCGGCCGGCGCCGAGGCCCACCTCACGGGCGCGCTGGCCGTATGCGCTGGCAGCTGCGGCCCCGGCAACACCCACCTGCTCAACGGCCTCTACGACTGCCACCGCAGCCGCGTGCCGGTGCTGGCCCTGGCCGCCCAGATTCCGAGTGCGGAAATCGGCAGCCAGTATTTTCAGGAAACTCACCCCGAAAATACGTTCAAGGAGTGCAGCGCCTATTGTGAGCTGATTGCCCACCCCGACCAGGCCGTGCGCTGCATCGAAATCGGCATTCAGACGGCCCTCACGCAGCGCGGCGTGGCCGTGCTGGTGATTCCCGGCGATATCAGCCACGAAAAAACCGAAGCCCCGGAGCCGCGCCTGCCAGTGTTGCGCAACCGAGCCCGGCTGGTGCCTGATCTGGAGGAACTGCGCGCCGCCGCCGATTTGCTTAACACCTGCAGCCGCGTGACGATTATGGCCGGGGCCGGGTGCGCCGAGGCCCACGCCGAGCTGCTGCAAACTGCCGAAGCCCTAGGCGCGCCGGTGGTACACGCGCTACGCGGCAAGGAATATGTGGAGCCCAACAACCCCTACGACGTGGGCATGAGCGGCCTGCTGGGTTTTACTTCCGGTTACCACGCCCTCATGGACGCCGACGCGCTGCTCATGCTCGGCACCGACTTCCCGTACCAGCAGTTTCTGCCCCAGGAGGCCCGCACCGTGCAGATTGATCTGCGCGGCGAGCATATCGGGCGGCGGGCACGGGTGGAGGTGGGGCTGGTGGGCGATGTGGCGGCTACGTTGCAAGCTCTGCTGCCACTGCTCAACCACAAGCGCGACCGGGCGCATTTAGAGAAAGCCCAGCAAAACTACCGCGAAGCCCGCCAAGACCTCGACGACTTGGCCACCGGCGAGGCCGGCGACACCAGTCTGCACCCGCAGTACGTGGCGCGGCTACTGAACGAGCAGGCCGCCGAAGACGCCATTTTCACCTGCGACGTGGGCACGCCTACCATCTGGGCGGCGCGCTACCTGCGCTTCAACGGCCGGCGGCGGTTGATTGGCTCCTTCAACCACGGCAGTATGGCTAACGCCATGCCGCAGGCACTGGGTGCCCAGCTTACGTACCCCGGTCGGCAGGTAATTGCGCTGGCCGGCGACGGGGGCTTCGCCATGCTGATGGGAGAGCTGCTGACGCTCAAACAGCTGAAAACGCCGGTTAAAATCGTCATCTTCAACAACAACAGTTTGGGCTTTGTGGAGCTGGAAATGAAGGCGGCCGGCATTCTGGAATATGGCACCGAGCTGGAAAACCCCAACTTCGCGGCCCTGGCCGAAGCTGCCGGCGTGCGCGGTATCCGCGTTTCGGACCCCGCAGAACTGCCCGCCGCCATTGCCGCCATGCTGGCCCACCCCGGCCCCGTGGTTCTGGATGCCGTGGTGAAGCGGGCTGAGCTTTCCATGCCGCCCACCATCGAAGCGGCCCAGGTGAAAGGCTTCAGCCTCTATACCCTCAAGGCCATCATGAGCGGGCGCGGCGACGAAATCCTGGAGCTGGCCAAAACCAATCTGCTGCGGTAA
- a CDS encoding M56 family metallopeptidase: MNWLEQLLPSALVRALGWTLVHSLWQGAVVALALAGLLLLLRQHSAEVRYRTAAVGLLLLLTLSVITFGRYYTAAPSASTAATAGFRSENSAVGAAAGSTLAATEPVQVTPATEAALAPAAPTGMAAWVVYFDENIPVLVAAWLLGLLAMTLRLLGGLAYVQRLRRYRVQPLAEEWQARLLALADKAGLKQPIQLLESALVRTPVVVGHLRPVVLLPLGTVTGLSLTYLEAILAHELAHVQRRDYLMNLLQSVAETVFFYHPAVWFITACLRTERENCCDDVATALVGGNPLTVARALAALTELTAQPETANGRLALSALGPDGSVLGRIRRLVQGRTAPTFTEGFMAACVVLGGLVLLTSAVAIADPSPTAGRGALSRLPFLSEETDTTRKPAEAPVEAPAAPANIAEVTETPEALEPASASAAAGGDEEEKRRKRTRQQIVVVPQPGRNRPGTIVLEKDKKGRVTNFTVDGQRVEAATTGKKKSKSGDPQVEVVQLPGRRGPWNGSDNFSFNFDQTFDKAFDKNFNQNFRFQGPGLSKAEAARIRAEAQRAAAEARRQFSDNPQWRAEMGRNTFSADKSLSIRLQALQSAERSLRNTLQDEKLTEEQREEIQDRLSDIRDQQQDAREEAQDRQDEAEARRDEAEAQREQQEIKVDVDVDMDMRRHEEEMRRHDMSMRRHEEDMRRAERHRVADEALLRELRKDGLVKSTGNVQLTLTPTALTVNGKKQSAAVHAKYLKMVEQRDGRKLTKGSFVMNRQTNGTTTITDANMPTPPAPPAAPVAPRLPRAPRVPLPPAPPAAPRVDSDEVRAELRRDGLLGANEKAFQLQLTKDGLTVNGKKQSAALTEKYRKLLDAPDTNGRNTNQTIQISVSE, encoded by the coding sequence ATGAACTGGCTTGAACAACTGCTGCCCTCCGCCCTGGTGCGGGCCCTGGGCTGGACTCTGGTGCATTCCCTGTGGCAGGGCGCGGTAGTAGCGCTGGCTTTGGCCGGCCTGCTGCTGCTGCTGCGCCAGCACAGCGCAGAGGTGCGCTACCGCACGGCGGCCGTGGGCCTGCTGCTGCTCCTGACGCTGTCGGTCATTACGTTTGGGCGCTACTACACGGCTGCGCCTTCCGCTTCTACGGCCGCTACGGCTGGGTTCCGTTCGGAAAACAGCGCCGTTGGGGCTGCCGCTGGCAGTACCCTGGCCGCCACCGAGCCGGTGCAGGTTACGCCCGCCACAGAGGCGGCCCTGGCTCCGGCCGCGCCTACTGGCATGGCTGCCTGGGTGGTGTATTTCGATGAGAACATTCCGGTGCTGGTGGCTGCCTGGTTGCTGGGGTTGCTGGCCATGACGCTCCGCCTGCTGGGGGGGCTGGCCTATGTGCAGCGCCTGCGTCGCTACCGGGTGCAGCCCCTGGCCGAGGAGTGGCAGGCCCGCCTGTTGGCCCTGGCCGATAAAGCCGGCCTGAAACAGCCCATTCAGCTGCTGGAGTCGGCCCTGGTGCGGACGCCGGTGGTGGTGGGGCATCTGCGGCCGGTGGTGCTGCTGCCGCTGGGTACCGTCACGGGCCTGAGCCTGACGTATCTGGAGGCTATTCTGGCCCACGAGTTGGCCCACGTACAGCGCCGCGACTACCTGATGAACCTGCTGCAGTCGGTGGCCGAAACCGTGTTCTTCTACCATCCGGCCGTGTGGTTTATCACGGCCTGCCTGCGCACCGAGCGCGAAAACTGCTGCGACGACGTGGCTACGGCTCTGGTGGGTGGCAACCCCCTCACGGTGGCCCGCGCTTTGGCCGCCCTCACGGAGCTAACCGCCCAACCTGAAACTGCCAACGGCCGCCTGGCATTGTCGGCCCTGGGGCCCGATGGCTCGGTACTGGGCCGCATCCGGCGGCTGGTGCAGGGCCGTACGGCCCCTACTTTTACGGAGGGCTTCATGGCAGCCTGCGTAGTACTGGGCGGCCTGGTGCTGCTGACTTCGGCCGTGGCCATTGCCGACCCCAGCCCAACGGCCGGCCGGGGTGCCCTCTCGCGGCTACCTTTCCTAAGTGAAGAAACGGACACTACCCGCAAGCCCGCTGAAGCCCCGGTTGAAGCACCCGCCGCACCTGCCAACATAGCTGAGGTAACCGAAACGCCCGAAGCATTGGAGCCCGCGTCGGCAAGTGCTGCCGCTGGCGGCGACGAGGAAGAAAAGCGCCGCAAGCGAACCCGCCAGCAGATTGTGGTAGTGCCCCAGCCCGGTCGGAACCGGCCCGGAACTATTGTCCTGGAGAAGGACAAAAAGGGCCGCGTAACCAACTTCACCGTGGATGGCCAGCGGGTGGAAGCCGCCACCACCGGCAAGAAAAAAAGTAAGAGCGGTGATCCGCAGGTGGAAGTAGTGCAGCTGCCCGGCCGTCGGGGGCCGTGGAACGGTTCCGATAACTTCAGCTTCAATTTCGACCAGACCTTCGACAAGGCCTTCGATAAGAATTTCAACCAGAACTTCCGCTTCCAAGGCCCGGGCCTGAGCAAAGCCGAGGCCGCCCGCATCCGGGCTGAGGCCCAGCGCGCCGCCGCCGAAGCCCGCCGCCAATTCAGCGACAACCCGCAGTGGCGCGCCGAAATGGGTCGGAACACCTTTTCGGCCGACAAATCCCTATCCATTCGGTTGCAGGCCCTGCAAAGTGCCGAACGCTCTTTGCGCAACACCCTGCAGGATGAGAAGCTGACCGAGGAGCAGCGCGAGGAAATTCAGGACCGCCTCAGCGACATTCGGGACCAGCAGCAGGACGCCCGCGAAGAAGCCCAGGACCGCCAGGATGAAGCCGAGGCCCGCCGCGACGAGGCAGAGGCACAGCGGGAACAGCAGGAAATTAAAGTAGACGTGGACGTGGACATGGACATGCGCCGCCACGAGGAAGAAATGCGCCGCCATGACATGAGTATGCGCCGCCACGAAGAGGACATGCGCCGTGCGGAGCGCCACCGTGTGGCCGATGAAGCCCTGCTGCGGGAACTGCGCAAAGATGGTCTTGTCAAGAGCACCGGTAACGTGCAGCTTACGCTTACGCCCACGGCGCTTACCGTCAACGGCAAAAAGCAGTCGGCCGCCGTGCACGCCAAATACCTGAAAATGGTGGAGCAGCGGGATGGGCGCAAGCTCACCAAAGGCTCCTTCGTGATGAACCGCCAGACAAACGGTACCACTACCATCACCGACGCGAATATGCCCACGCCGCCCGCGCCGCCGGCTGCTCCAGTAGCGCCCCGGTTGCCCCGCGCCCCGCGCGTACCACTGCCGCCCGCTCCGCCGGCCGCGCCACGCGTCGATTCGGACGAGGTGCGCGCCGAACTGCGCCGCGACGGCCTGCTGGGAGCCAACGAGAAAGCCTTCCAGCTGCAGCTCACCAAAGACGGCCTGACCGTGAATGGCAAAAAGCAGTCGGCCGCGCTGACCGAGAAATACCGCAAACTGCTGGATGCACCCGATACTAACGGGCGCAATACCAACCAAACCATCCAGATTTCTGTGAGTGAGTAA